The following coding sequences are from one Veillonella rodentium window:
- the ahpC gene encoding alkyl hydroperoxide reductase subunit C — MSIIGKKLPEFTLDAFKKPELVKVSTADVLGKWSVFVFYPADFTFVCPTELEDVQDSYAELKELGCEVYSVSTDSEFVHKAWSDASPSINKIEYYMLADKKHELADFFDVFDPESAMAYRGTFVVDPEGIIRTAEIHDMGIGRSAEELVRKVQAAQFVAKHGDQVCPARWKPGKETLKPGLDLVGKI; from the coding sequence ATGTCTATTATAGGTAAAAAACTTCCTGAGTTTACACTTGATGCTTTCAAAAAACCTGAATTGGTAAAGGTAAGCACTGCAGATGTATTGGGTAAATGGTCTGTGTTCGTATTTTATCCAGCGGATTTCACATTTGTTTGTCCAACTGAATTGGAAGATGTACAAGATTCCTATGCGGAATTGAAAGAATTGGGTTGTGAAGTATACTCCGTATCCACTGACTCCGAATTCGTTCACAAAGCATGGTCCGATGCTTCTCCAAGTATCAATAAAATCGAGTACTACATGTTGGCTGATAAGAAACATGAATTAGCTGATTTCTTTGATGTATTCGATCCTGAGTCCGCTATGGCATATCGCGGTACATTCGTTGTGGATCCGGAAGGTATCATTCGTACTGCTGAAATCCATGACATGGGTATCGGTCGTTCCGCCGAAGAATTAGTACGTAAAGTACAAGCGGCTCAATTCGTAGCTAAACATGGTGACCAAGTGTGTCCTGCACGTTGGAAACCGGGTAAAGAAACGTTAAAACCGGGTCTTGATCTTGTAGGTAAAATTTAA